A portion of the Marinobacter alexandrii genome contains these proteins:
- a CDS encoding TraR/DksA C4-type zinc finger protein — MSEKTRYSDEELKEFEELILQKLEKAKEELNTLKSSLTRESDDSGDNFASVKTLEDGADTAEKEHLSQLAGRQQKFINNLENALVRIKNGTYGICVDTGNLISKERLKAVPHTTQSIDAKLNRS, encoded by the coding sequence ATGAGCGAAAAGACAAGATATTCTGATGAAGAGCTAAAAGAATTCGAAGAATTAATTCTTCAGAAACTGGAAAAAGCTAAAGAAGAGCTTAATACATTGAAATCTTCTTTGACAAGAGAATCTGACGATAGCGGTGACAACTTTGCATCTGTAAAAACGCTTGAGGATGGTGCTGATACAGCAGAAAAGGAGCATTTGAGTCAACTTGCTGGACGGCAGCAAAAATTCATCAATAATCTAGAAAATGCCTTAGTGAGAATTAAAAATGGGACGTACGGAATTTGTGTTGATACGGGAAATTTGATCTCAAAAGAAAGACTCAAAGCGGTACCTCACACCACCCAAAGCATTGATGCAAAGCTGAATAGGTCTTAA
- the scpB gene encoding SMC-Scp complex subunit ScpB, producing MDYLANHIQALVFCSPKPITEEEIQDCLKEMFDADVPGGDISSGIDTIRAKFETDDFSIELVKSGGGYQFLTKPAYQASIGILLKQQSKKRLSNSALETLSIIAYKQPITKSEAEQIRGVSCDYSIQKLLEKELVEIKGKSEGVGRPILYGTSQKFMDYFGINDLKELPTPKDFSTEENAIGEENE from the coding sequence ATGGATTATTTGGCCAATCATATTCAAGCGCTGGTTTTTTGCTCTCCTAAACCCATAACAGAAGAGGAAATTCAAGATTGCCTTAAGGAAATGTTTGATGCAGATGTGCCTGGTGGGGACATCTCATCTGGAATTGATACTATTCGAGCGAAATTTGAGACAGATGACTTTTCGATCGAGTTGGTGAAATCAGGAGGAGGTTATCAATTCTTGACAAAACCAGCATATCAAGCAAGTATTGGTATTTTGCTTAAACAGCAGTCAAAGAAACGTCTATCTAATTCAGCTTTAGAAACACTGTCTATTATTGCATATAAACAGCCAATTACGAAGAGTGAGGCAGAACAGATTAGAGGAGTAAGTTGCGACTATTCAATTCAGAAACTTCTTGAGAAGGAGTTGGTAGAAATTAAAGGGAAATCTGAAGGAGTTGGCCGCCCGATACTATACGGAACAAGTCAGAAATTCATGGATTATTTTGGCATCAATGACTTGAAAGAACTCCCCACCCCTAAAGATTTCAGTACTGAAGAGAACGCTATAGGCGAAGAGAACGAATAA
- a CDS encoding pseudouridine synthase — protein sequence MKRPNKKEITKPAEIRLNRFMANAGVCSRREADNLIASGKIKVNGKVVTEMGYKVKKTDSVEYKGQKLKSETHQYVLLNKPKGFVTTTKDPHAKRTVMELVSKACEERIYPVGRLDKETTGLLLFTNDGELAKKLTHPSHQVKKIYQVELDKSITKEDFQKILKGVTLDDGPATVNEMAILGDDNKVLGVEIHIGRNRIVRRIFEHLGYTVKKLDRVMFASLTKKNLPRGKFRHLGPKEVMGLKGVK from the coding sequence ATGAAACGACCTAATAAAAAGGAAATAACAAAACCTGCTGAGATCAGATTGAATCGATTTATGGCCAATGCCGGAGTTTGTTCAAGAAGAGAGGCGGATAACCTCATTGCCTCAGGCAAAATAAAGGTCAATGGGAAAGTAGTGACTGAGATGGGCTATAAAGTCAAGAAAACGGATTCTGTTGAATATAAAGGTCAAAAACTAAAATCTGAAACTCATCAATATGTTCTCCTAAATAAACCAAAAGGTTTTGTCACCACTACAAAAGACCCTCACGCAAAGCGTACTGTTATGGAGTTGGTCTCTAAAGCATGCGAAGAACGAATTTATCCAGTAGGTCGGCTAGATAAAGAGACTACAGGCTTACTACTCTTTACTAATGATGGCGAATTAGCAAAAAAACTTACTCATCCATCTCACCAAGTAAAAAAAATCTATCAAGTGGAGTTAGATAAGTCGATCACAAAGGAAGATTTTCAGAAAATATTGAAAGGAGTGACCTTAGATGATGGACCAGCTACAGTCAATGAAATGGCTATTCTTGGAGATGACAATAAGGTGTTGGGAGTTGAAATTCATATCGGTAGAAATAGAATTGTTAGAAGAATATTTGAACATCTGGGGTACACAGTTAAAAAATTGGATCGTGTAATGTTCGCCTCGCTTACTAAAAAGAACCTTCCTCGTGGCAAATTCCGACACTTGGGCCCGAAGGAAGTAATGGGTTTGAAAGGGGTTAAATAA
- a CDS encoding ammonium transporter, giving the protein MIKFNFDKKFASILFLFLLPVFSFAQNGDSIDTGNTAWMLMSTALVMLMTPAGLALFYGGLTQSKSVLNTVGMSYVAYLIGSLIWVIIGYSLAFASGNDFIGGLDYVFLSGINITDLVDGANIPKLLDVAFQGTFAAIALAIVSGSVIERIRFSTWIWFSILWIMVVYAPICHWVWGSEGFLHGDLDFAGGTVIHINAGVSGLILALLVGRRVNLHEERKPSSIKFMVLGSALLWFGWFGFNGGSAYGANASAANAMLVTNVAACAGGLVWLLIEMLIIKKPTLIGVASGVISGLVCITPAAGYVGVSGALIIGAIGSVIGYIGVVKLKDYFGHDDTLDAFGMHGLVGIAGALLTGLLANPAIDPSSAGVFYGNPGQFLIQLKSVVATIVYSAAGTFIVFKTVALFTKGGRITEDMELEGMDIGYHGEQHMAIEKEMVTDLTK; this is encoded by the coding sequence ATGATAAAATTCAATTTTGACAAGAAATTTGCTTCAATTCTATTTCTTTTCTTACTTCCTGTTTTCTCTTTTGCTCAAAACGGAGATTCGATAGACACTGGCAATACCGCTTGGATGCTGATGTCAACAGCCTTGGTTATGTTGATGACACCTGCGGGCCTTGCTTTGTTTTATGGAGGATTGACACAAAGCAAGAGCGTGCTTAATACGGTAGGGATGAGCTATGTTGCTTATTTGATTGGCTCGCTTATCTGGGTGATTATTGGCTATTCACTGGCATTCGCTTCAGGAAATGACTTTATTGGGGGGTTGGATTATGTTTTTCTTAGCGGCATAAATATTACAGACTTGGTGGATGGTGCTAATATCCCCAAGTTGTTAGATGTTGCTTTTCAAGGAACTTTTGCTGCAATAGCTCTAGCCATTGTGAGTGGGTCTGTGATAGAACGGATACGATTCTCGACTTGGATATGGTTTTCCATCCTATGGATTATGGTGGTTTATGCACCCATCTGTCATTGGGTTTGGGGATCTGAAGGATTTTTGCATGGTGACTTGGACTTTGCTGGTGGCACAGTCATTCATATTAATGCTGGTGTTTCAGGGCTCATATTAGCTTTGTTGGTAGGCAGGCGTGTCAATTTGCACGAAGAGAGGAAGCCATCTTCAATCAAGTTTATGGTGCTTGGTTCAGCTTTGTTATGGTTTGGTTGGTTCGGGTTTAACGGGGGTAGTGCGTATGGAGCAAATGCTTCGGCAGCAAACGCGATGCTGGTGACCAATGTTGCTGCTTGTGCGGGCGGCTTGGTTTGGTTGTTGATTGAAATGTTGATCATTAAAAAACCAACCTTGATAGGCGTTGCTTCAGGGGTGATTTCGGGCCTTGTATGTATTACACCAGCAGCCGGTTATGTTGGAGTTTCTGGCGCTCTGATTATTGGAGCGATTGGAAGTGTGATTGGATATATAGGTGTGGTAAAATTAAAAGATTACTTTGGACATGATGATACATTAGATGCTTTTGGCATGCACGGCCTGGTAGGTATTGCTGGTGCGTTACTCACAGGATTGTTAGCAAATCCTGCAATCGACCCGTCTTCTGCTGGGGTATTTTATGGTAATCCGGGGCAGTTTCTTATTCAATTGAAGTCCGTAGTAGCTACCATTGTCTACTCGGCAGCAGGAACATTCATTGTATTTAAAACGGTGGCGCTATTCACAAAAGGAGGGAGAATAACAGAAGATATGGAGCTCGAGGGAATGGACATTGGATATCATGGTGAACAGCATATGGCCATTGAAAAAGAAATGGTAACTGACCTCACTAAATAA
- a CDS encoding glutamate synthase subunit beta, which yields MGKPTGFIEFQRELPENEPTAKRLKKYTEFELSFPEEKTEMQAARCMDCGVPFCHSGCPLGNKIPDFNDAVYRNEWKEAYQILKSTNNFPEFTGRICPAPCEGSCVLGINHPPVAIEHIEKSIAEKAFEMGWEIVRHPQIQTGKKVAIVGSGPAGLAVADTLNQKGHEVTVFERDSEIGGLLRYGIPDFKLDKVVVDRRVTILGKEGISFKTNVNVGQDIKGSELLKNFDAVVLCGGSTIPRDLPIPGRDLEGVHFAMDFLTQQNRDVAGNLSVKNKISANKKDVIVIGGGDTGSDCVGTSNRQGADSVRQIEIMDKPPLERVETNPWPEWPMTLRTSTSHEEGCDREWAILTKEFVGENGKLKGLKVVDVAFKNGKLVEKDGSERIIPAELTLIAAGFVHPQKEGLLEQLQIELDERGNVETKNFKSSSKKIFAAGDMRRGQSLVVWAIAEGRKAAQAVDDYLTA from the coding sequence ATGGGAAAGCCAACAGGATTTATAGAGTTTCAAAGAGAGTTGCCGGAGAATGAGCCAACAGCTAAGCGATTAAAGAAGTACACAGAATTTGAATTAAGCTTCCCGGAAGAAAAGACTGAGATGCAGGCAGCTCGATGCATGGATTGTGGTGTCCCATTTTGTCACTCCGGCTGCCCACTTGGAAACAAGATTCCAGACTTCAATGATGCTGTCTACCGCAACGAATGGAAGGAAGCCTATCAAATTTTAAAATCAACCAATAATTTTCCAGAATTCACAGGACGTATCTGTCCTGCGCCATGCGAAGGATCATGTGTTCTTGGAATCAATCATCCACCTGTAGCTATTGAGCACATCGAAAAAAGCATCGCTGAAAAAGCCTTTGAAATGGGGTGGGAAATCGTTCGCCATCCACAAATTCAGACTGGAAAGAAGGTAGCGATTGTTGGTTCAGGACCTGCCGGATTGGCAGTCGCAGATACACTCAATCAAAAAGGGCATGAAGTAACTGTTTTTGAAAGAGATTCAGAGATAGGAGGTCTACTGAGGTACGGGATTCCCGATTTCAAGTTAGATAAAGTAGTAGTGGATCGGCGGGTAACTATCCTCGGGAAGGAAGGTATTAGCTTTAAAACTAATGTGAATGTAGGTCAGGATATTAAAGGTAGTGAGTTGCTCAAAAATTTTGACGCTGTTGTTCTTTGTGGTGGTAGCACTATTCCTCGAGATCTCCCTATTCCTGGCAGAGACTTGGAAGGCGTTCACTTTGCCATGGATTTTCTCACCCAACAAAACCGAGATGTTGCCGGAAATCTCAGCGTAAAAAATAAAATTTCCGCTAACAAGAAAGATGTTATAGTCATTGGAGGAGGGGACACTGGTTCTGATTGTGTGGGCACAAGTAATCGTCAAGGAGCCGATTCGGTTCGTCAAATAGAAATTATGGATAAGCCGCCACTTGAAAGGGTGGAAACTAATCCTTGGCCAGAGTGGCCAATGACCTTGAGAACTTCAACTTCTCATGAGGAAGGCTGTGATCGTGAATGGGCTATTCTTACAAAAGAATTTGTAGGTGAGAATGGAAAACTCAAAGGATTGAAAGTTGTAGATGTAGCTTTCAAAAATGGAAAACTGGTAGAAAAAGATGGCTCTGAAAGAATCATCCCTGCTGAGCTCACTCTCATCGCTGCTGGTTTTGTTCATCCGCAAAAAGAGGGGCTGTTGGAACAGCTTCAGATTGAATTAGATGAAAGAGGCAATGTAGAAACCAAAAATTTTAAATCCAGTTCAAAGAAAATATTTGCTGCCGGAGATATGCGAAGGGGTCAATCTCTTGTTGTCTGGGCTATAGCTGAAGGCAGAAAAGCAGCTCAGGCCGTAGATGATTATCTTACGGCCTAA
- the gltB gene encoding glutamate synthase large subunit: protein MGRNSQSMYLSELEHDACGIGFVADIKRKRAHEIVSDAILMLENMEHRGGVGAEPETGDGAGIMTEIPYDFFDQELSEHKSLLTPRSYGVGMLFLPKPNWEECLDQLKLITDSLGFTLFHTREVPVDSLFVGPTARENEPTIIQVFLKHSELAERELEKQLYILNKTATKKITASFPDFYISSLSCYKIVYKGQLRTDQLKPYYLDLQNPAFKSAFSIIHSRFSTNTFPRWSLAQPFRYIAHNGEINTIRGNVNKMKGKSALLKSDVFSKEELKKLLPVCNPDFSDSANLDELIELLVIGGRSLPHALMMLVPETWQYNKSMDEHTKAFYKYNASIMEPWDGPAALCFTDGDVIGATLDRNGLRPCRYSITFDGRLVVSSETGALPIDQKMIKEKGRLQPGKMIVADLDKGEVKFDADIKEEISRSKPYLEWIKKHRIKLRFLPGPFTDPEFLDSDQISKLQIANGWTREAIDQILIPMCEQGKEPIGSMGLEIPLAALSTKSQHPSNFLKQFFAQVSNPPIDPIRERMVMSLFTRLGQGANILSEDPEHCHQIHITRPVLRPNTFQKVLELSNQGFSHQVIDCIFSKNETLEKALIRICKEAEKAVVSGSKILILSDAKQDATHFAIPSLFSIGAVQHYLTDKKLRAKTSLIAHGADIIEVHHFATLIGFGASAVMPYLAFSHMNAHAKSKDLDFNELSDNYARAIGKGLLKIMSKMGISTLQSYQGAQIFEAIGLSSKVIKTCFNGTISRVEGNSFDHFEEGIRKNHMLAYSNNPIEHGGVYSWRKDQEKHLIDPETIHLLQKATKLKDYSLYKKYAAHISKPEEGYFYIRHLLSFKKRKSISLDSVESVDRILQRFATGAMSFGSISHEAHTTLAIAMNRIGGKSNSGEGGEDISRFVLRENGDSEKSRIKQVASGRFGVTSHYLNNADEIQIKIAQGAKPGEGGQLPGHKVNKWIAKVRMSTPGVDLISPPPHHDIYSIEDLAQLIFDLKNANPDARINVKLVSQAGVGTIAAGVAKGFADAILVSGADGGTGASPLSSIRHAGLPWEMGLSEAQQTLVKSRLRSRVVLQSDGKMMTGRDIAIATLLGAEEWGVSTAALIAEGCIMMRKCHLNTCPVGIATQDEKLRKLFTGDPDHVITLFRFMAEELREIMAELGFKTINEMVGQSHVLQQNKNIDSRGLDLSKILLYEETNDTRYHSRRQQSQLDTVLDRKIWSDVKDELEKEFVAAYEYDIKNTDRTTGAIISSFISKKYGVEGLPSSLLKIKFKGSAGQSFGAFLANGIKFILEGDANDYVGKGLSGGRVIIHPQRNVRFKARENTIIGNVALYGATSGECYINGIAGERFAVRNSGAKAVVEGVGDHGCEYMTGGTVLVLGETGKNFAAGMSGGIAYVLDVSGELNRNCNMEMVVFDRLDGEDVSTIKTLIVNHLRHTSSSLAQEILLDWDRYLNHLVKVIPIQYKGIREEAKSNIPMTPVY from the coding sequence ATGGGAAGAAATAGTCAATCAATGTATTTATCTGAGCTAGAGCATGACGCTTGCGGAATAGGTTTTGTAGCAGATATTAAGCGAAAACGAGCTCATGAAATTGTTTCTGATGCAATCTTGATGCTAGAAAATATGGAGCATCGTGGAGGGGTTGGGGCTGAGCCAGAAACGGGAGATGGTGCCGGAATAATGACTGAAATTCCTTACGATTTTTTTGATCAGGAATTAAGTGAGCATAAATCGCTTTTGACTCCTCGATCTTACGGTGTAGGAATGTTATTCCTTCCAAAGCCAAATTGGGAAGAATGTCTAGATCAATTAAAGTTGATAACTGACTCTCTAGGATTCACTCTATTTCACACAAGAGAAGTTCCTGTAGATAGTTTATTTGTGGGGCCTACTGCACGCGAAAACGAACCAACTATTATTCAAGTCTTTTTAAAACATAGTGAATTAGCGGAGCGAGAACTGGAGAAGCAACTGTATATTCTTAACAAGACTGCCACCAAAAAAATAACTGCATCTTTTCCTGATTTCTACATCTCTTCACTGTCTTGCTACAAGATTGTTTATAAAGGCCAATTAAGAACTGATCAGTTGAAACCATACTATTTGGATCTTCAAAATCCGGCTTTTAAATCCGCGTTCTCGATCATTCATTCTCGATTTTCTACTAACACTTTTCCTCGATGGAGCTTAGCTCAGCCTTTTAGATACATTGCTCATAATGGAGAAATAAATACCATCCGGGGCAATGTCAATAAAATGAAAGGAAAATCAGCGCTATTGAAATCAGATGTATTCTCTAAAGAAGAATTAAAGAAGCTCTTACCGGTATGTAACCCTGACTTTTCTGATTCAGCAAACCTGGATGAGTTAATCGAATTACTTGTGATAGGCGGACGATCTCTTCCTCATGCTCTCATGATGCTGGTACCCGAAACCTGGCAGTACAATAAGAGCATGGATGAACATACCAAAGCCTTTTATAAATATAACGCATCCATTATGGAGCCATGGGACGGGCCTGCCGCTTTATGTTTTACAGATGGAGATGTCATCGGAGCTACTCTCGATCGAAATGGACTGAGGCCATGCAGATACTCAATCACTTTTGATGGCAGATTGGTGGTTTCCAGCGAAACTGGAGCCTTACCAATAGATCAAAAGATGATTAAAGAAAAAGGAAGACTTCAACCTGGAAAAATGATAGTGGCTGATTTAGATAAAGGTGAAGTGAAATTTGATGCCGATATAAAAGAAGAAATATCTAGATCTAAGCCTTATTTGGAGTGGATTAAAAAGCACAGAATTAAACTCCGCTTTTTACCAGGGCCTTTCACTGACCCTGAATTTCTGGATAGTGATCAAATCAGTAAACTCCAAATCGCCAATGGGTGGACAAGAGAAGCCATTGACCAAATATTGATTCCCATGTGTGAGCAGGGCAAAGAGCCTATTGGTAGCATGGGATTGGAAATACCTTTAGCAGCGCTAAGCACCAAATCGCAGCATCCATCGAACTTCTTGAAACAGTTTTTTGCTCAGGTGAGTAACCCTCCTATTGATCCAATTCGCGAACGAATGGTGATGTCACTCTTTACAAGATTAGGTCAGGGTGCCAACATCTTGTCCGAAGATCCTGAGCATTGCCATCAGATACATATAACCAGACCTGTTCTACGACCAAATACATTTCAGAAAGTTTTAGAACTTTCAAATCAAGGATTTTCTCATCAAGTAATTGATTGTATTTTTTCAAAAAATGAGACACTGGAAAAAGCATTAATTCGAATATGCAAGGAAGCTGAGAAGGCCGTAGTAAGTGGATCGAAAATCCTAATCCTTAGTGATGCTAAACAGGATGCAACTCATTTTGCAATTCCATCACTATTCTCAATTGGTGCCGTCCAGCATTACTTGACTGACAAAAAACTAAGGGCCAAGACCAGTTTAATTGCCCATGGTGCAGATATAATAGAAGTTCATCATTTTGCCACATTGATTGGTTTTGGAGCTAGTGCTGTGATGCCCTATCTAGCCTTTAGCCACATGAATGCCCATGCAAAATCTAAAGATCTTGACTTCAATGAGCTTTCGGACAATTATGCCAGAGCTATAGGGAAAGGACTATTGAAGATTATGTCCAAAATGGGTATTTCCACCCTTCAGTCCTATCAAGGAGCTCAAATATTTGAAGCCATCGGATTATCTTCAAAGGTCATTAAAACATGTTTCAATGGCACCATTTCCAGAGTTGAAGGGAATAGTTTTGATCATTTCGAAGAAGGAATCCGCAAAAATCATATGCTCGCCTATTCGAATAATCCTATTGAACATGGTGGGGTGTATAGCTGGCGAAAGGATCAGGAAAAACACTTAATAGATCCAGAAACAATCCATTTGCTTCAAAAAGCGACCAAGTTAAAAGACTACTCACTTTACAAAAAGTATGCTGCTCACATCAGTAAGCCAGAGGAAGGTTATTTCTATATACGTCACTTACTGTCATTTAAAAAAAGAAAATCAATCTCATTAGACTCAGTTGAATCTGTAGATAGAATACTTCAAAGATTTGCAACTGGGGCTATGTCTTTTGGATCCATTTCACATGAAGCACATACCACCCTTGCTATTGCAATGAATCGCATTGGAGGAAAAAGCAACAGTGGTGAAGGAGGAGAAGACATTAGTCGATTTGTTTTAAGAGAAAATGGCGACTCAGAAAAATCAAGAATAAAGCAAGTAGCCTCGGGTAGGTTTGGTGTTACCTCGCATTATCTAAACAATGCAGATGAGATTCAGATAAAAATTGCTCAAGGCGCAAAACCTGGTGAGGGAGGACAACTTCCAGGGCATAAGGTAAATAAATGGATCGCAAAAGTTCGAATGTCTACGCCCGGGGTAGACTTGATTTCTCCTCCACCTCATCACGACATCTACTCAATAGAAGATTTAGCTCAATTAATTTTTGATCTAAAAAATGCCAATCCCGATGCTCGCATCAATGTAAAGCTTGTCTCTCAGGCGGGTGTGGGAACGATCGCAGCTGGGGTAGCTAAAGGATTTGCAGATGCAATTCTTGTCTCTGGTGCCGATGGTGGAACAGGGGCATCTCCGCTTAGTTCAATACGGCATGCGGGCCTACCATGGGAAATGGGGCTCTCGGAAGCACAGCAAACTTTAGTCAAAAGTAGATTAAGGAGTCGAGTGGTTTTACAATCGGATGGTAAAATGATGACCGGAAGAGATATCGCCATTGCAACACTGCTAGGAGCTGAAGAATGGGGTGTCTCAACAGCTGCACTAATTGCCGAAGGATGTATCATGATGCGTAAGTGTCACCTCAATACGTGTCCTGTAGGAATTGCCACACAAGATGAAAAGCTCAGAAAACTATTTACTGGAGATCCAGATCATGTTATAACTCTTTTCAGATTTATGGCAGAAGAGCTTCGCGAGATAATGGCCGAATTGGGCTTCAAGACTATCAACGAAATGGTGGGACAAAGTCATGTATTACAACAGAACAAAAATATCGATTCCAGAGGGTTAGATCTTTCCAAAATTCTTCTGTATGAAGAAACAAATGATACCCGCTATCATTCCAGAAGGCAACAGTCTCAGTTGGATACAGTATTGGACAGAAAGATATGGAGTGATGTAAAAGATGAATTAGAGAAAGAATTTGTAGCTGCATATGAGTATGACATAAAAAACACAGATCGAACCACTGGTGCTATCATATCGAGTTTTATCTCCAAAAAATATGGTGTAGAGGGGCTCCCTTCAAGTTTATTGAAAATAAAATTTAAAGGATCGGCAGGACAAAGTTTTGGTGCATTCCTAGCCAACGGAATAAAATTTATTCTTGAAGGTGATGCCAATGACTATGTGGGAAAAGGGCTTTCTGGTGGGAGAGTCATTATTCATCCGCAAAGAAATGTACGTTTCAAAGCCAGAGAAAATACCATTATCGGAAATGTAGCTTTGTATGGAGCCACAAGTGGGGAATGCTACATAAATGGAATAGCTGGAGAACGATTCGCCGTTAGAAACTCTGGTGCAAAAGCAGTGGTAGAGGGTGTTGGAGACCATGGTTGTGAATACATGACCGGAGGAACCGTGCTTGTACTTGGTGAGACTGGGAAAAATTTTGCAGCAGGTATGAGCGGTGGTATCGCCTATGTTTTAGATGTAAGTGGTGAATTGAACAGAAATTGCAACATGGAGATGGTCGTTTTTGATAGACTTGACGGAGAAGATGTATCCACTATCAAAACTTTGATTGTTAATCATCTAAGGCATACATCTAGCAGTCTTGCTCAAGAAATTCTTCTCGATTGGGATCGATATCTAAATCATCTGGTGAAGGTGATCCCCATACAATACAAGGGCATTAGAGAAGAAGCCAAATCAAATATTCCAATGACTCCAGTTTATTAA
- a CDS encoding alpha/beta hydrolase — protein sequence MVTHIEIKGEDISRPAERPPKTSWKIELIKKGLGLLQHASPKKSAGIIWHYFTMPGRVRFSEPQNDIVSKANISQTNYRGDLIKCYQWGEEGPKILLCHGWRSKGADFRRMINSLVADGYVVEAIDMRAHGNSEGKHTALPEFRDIIKKHVSKNGPYEAIIGHSLGALAAGIVLSELGENFQPNNFFVLAAPPYVRYFFDDIVKEIGCNHSVYEAMCGLVKERYHQPVDYFDLRLKATQMKNVNTHLFYCEDDQVIPFDKGIELEEAWPHASFVHVKGLGHYKIIANDSIISYMINAMKTR from the coding sequence ATGGTCACACACATAGAAATAAAAGGTGAAGACATCAGTAGGCCTGCTGAACGTCCACCTAAAACAAGCTGGAAAATTGAATTAATCAAGAAGGGTTTAGGGTTGCTGCAACACGCATCACCCAAGAAGTCCGCAGGAATTATATGGCATTATTTTACAATGCCAGGGAGAGTTCGCTTCTCAGAACCACAAAATGATATTGTATCAAAGGCGAATATTAGTCAAACTAACTACAGGGGCGATTTGATAAAATGCTATCAATGGGGAGAGGAAGGTCCAAAAATTCTTCTTTGTCATGGTTGGCGATCAAAAGGAGCAGACTTTAGAAGAATGATAAACTCACTAGTTGCTGATGGCTATGTAGTTGAGGCTATTGATATGCGTGCCCATGGAAATTCAGAAGGAAAACATACTGCACTTCCCGAGTTCAGAGATATCATAAAAAAGCATGTTTCAAAAAATGGACCCTATGAAGCTATCATAGGTCACTCACTTGGCGCACTAGCTGCAGGCATAGTTTTGAGTGAACTTGGTGAAAATTTCCAACCTAACAATTTCTTTGTATTGGCAGCACCTCCATATGTGCGTTACTTCTTTGATGATATTGTCAAGGAAATTGGCTGCAATCACTCAGTTTATGAAGCTATGTGTGGACTAGTAAAGGAAAGATATCATCAACCTGTTGACTATTTTGACCTTCGTCTAAAAGCCACTCAGATGAAAAATGTCAATACACATCTTTTTTATTGTGAGGATGATCAGGTGATTCCATTCGATAAAGGAATTGAGCTAGAAGAAGCATGGCCTCATGCTTCATTTGTTCACGTCAAAGGTTTAGGACATTATAAAATAATAGCCAATGACTCAATCATTAGCTACATGATCAATGCAATGAAAACAAGATAA
- a CDS encoding TetR/AcrR family transcriptional regulator, producing MPRNPELTKQLIIEKALPIFNTKGYAAASLSDITSATGITKGAIYGNFKNKDEVASAAFEKGVSIVTGQIAKQVSFEKTAPRKLMAMIEYYGKYINNPPIPGGCPILNSSIQADDNHPFLRSRIIRSIALIKDSLAKIITRGILEKQIKKDVDAEEFAVFFYATIEGAISLSRIEGDGRSYDFVKNYLEKRIDEISI from the coding sequence ATGCCTCGAAATCCTGAACTCACAAAGCAATTAATTATTGAAAAAGCACTCCCCATATTCAACACAAAGGGATATGCAGCTGCTTCTCTTTCAGATATTACTTCGGCAACCGGAATTACAAAAGGGGCCATTTATGGGAATTTCAAAAATAAAGATGAGGTAGCTTCGGCAGCTTTCGAGAAAGGTGTTTCAATAGTTACTGGACAGATTGCCAAGCAGGTGAGTTTCGAAAAAACAGCTCCACGAAAACTAATGGCTATGATTGAGTATTATGGTAAATATATCAACAATCCCCCCATACCAGGAGGTTGTCCAATTCTAAATTCATCCATTCAAGCAGACGATAATCATCCTTTTCTACGATCAAGAATCATACGCTCCATTGCTCTGATAAAAGATTCACTAGCAAAAATCATCACTAGAGGAATATTGGAAAAGCAGATAAAAAAAGATGTAGACGCAGAAGAATTTGCTGTTTTCTTCTACGCTACTATTGAAGGAGCTATATCACTTTCCAGAATTGAAGGTGATGGAAGGTCTTATGACTTTGTAAAAAACTATTTGGAAAAGCGCATTGATGAAATAAGTATTTAA